A genomic region of Micropterus dolomieu isolate WLL.071019.BEF.003 ecotype Adirondacks linkage group LG11, ASM2129224v1, whole genome shotgun sequence contains the following coding sequences:
- the LOC123979268 gene encoding ankyrin repeat domain-containing protein 66-like, whose translation MTELHQAAAAGDFDQVEEILGQNKCNPNQRDIDWSYKTPLHWAAAKGHTETVRILIEHGARPCLRTEHGWTPAHFAAESGRLAVLRLLHSLHAPIDKEDCCGDKPLRIAEIYGHQDCVRFLKNAETECQAYRKLAAEKGISMDDTDEEWAEQGKENEENGIAKSNIQMLA comes from the exons ATGACAGAGTTGCACCAGGCAGCAGCAGCCGGGGATTTCGATCAAGTTGAGGAGATTCTGGGGCAAAATAAATGCAATCCCAATCAGAGAGACATCGACTGGAGCTACAAGACACCCCTTCACTGGGCAGCAGCTAAAG GACATACAGAGACGGTGAGGATCCTTATTGAGCATGGAGCCAGGCCGTGTCTGAGGACGGAGCATGGATGGACCCCTGCACACTTTGCTGCAGAGTCCGGCAGGCTGGCCGTGCTGCGGCTGCTACATTCCCTTCATGCCCCTATAGACAAGGAGGACTGCTGTGGAGACAAACCGCTGCGGATAGCTGAAATATATGGACACCAGGACTGCGTTCGATTTCTCAAAAA TGCAGAAACTGAATGCCAGGCCTACCGCAAGTTGGCAGCTGAAAAAGGGATTTCAATGGATGACACAGATGAGGAGTGGGCAGAACAAggcaaagaaaatgaagaaaacgGGATCGCTAAAAGCAACATCCAGATGCTAGCTTAA
- the LOC123978910 gene encoding tudor domain-containing 6: MCSIPGLPTPGSEVPVLITRVNLNPSCGLVELWVNMDDGRKHIYEQMREDIQIPKKKFNGSEGKPGDLCLVHISDTWHRARIVSIQSETYNLFLIDQGRPHITTSEALAWGQSDIFLLSPEIETCILANFLSLENNWHQRATKFLESLPGKKFKGHVQHVLMPDRTILLDLPIVSKHMCKIGVAKKIPVDEFKCLVLKCLHLPKGVTSEAERTTQELNLNVSCQREKHEQYFYPELLTDTFETVKVTEVTNPQNIFCTLLIFSKAVKILSEQMQQHYEGSSDLGEAQPQTCGDPCAARGINGRWHRSLLKQNMMSDSAVEVFHVDEGKTELVAVGDIKPLHGKFLRMPVFTYPCSLDGVKDNGTAWTKDLTDYLKSQLLNQTVTVKFVHHNIPQDVYYVTLYAANGACINSSFIEKAGLFPPSDTEDSNVQNEPIPSSFLSSLGDKRCMNLKNKININVNGSPEETLSGTKNVAVNGRTNDVPTSGADDVHIEDGSEHPYPLIQSNGHLSTGFPSEVQNSCNDNVFTVGRSVNVEVSYIESLQKFWCQTTENGDSLRRLMQDLQNHYASAHPQPLVEFTCVARNPDNGMWYRARIVASHHSPVVDVRFIDYGQTRKVPLRDVRPIDPSFLWLNAQAFQCCLFNPKNPTDVTWTDAALPEFLKFVNSGASSNSGLKCIVKAVTTDEEDLLLNVVDIETPSDSACKLLAQKCAQADAHMQIPPQVPPDAYSYSKHNIEVGGKEKVWVTSSENVNHFYCQLNRNFHLFNKVMENVHHLIGQPQCTDHPLGPNSICFARYTDNQWYRGQIVEMSPKLTVRFVDYGQTLAVNESDICPFPPERCIARSVPVQAVPLGLFSVPAEVPQEVNQWFADYAIGHSFTISVVAKEANGKLIVELLDGSLNVNVKIRERLSKIQQKTTVGVQQTDQPLSNSSQHVCVQNEDCLTQELMNKSVIKDITEESQIHSSNGMCTRDKLKMSLQSTTNVSVPEREHGKTLDERRKQTVLAETFKQGGHSDSEITQPSLPCPEENINIYMYKKPNISLNKTEDVFASCIVSPHYFWCQYANTEDLNIVSRLAQEVGHQQQDMTPKTLHPGSPCLALFSNDNQWYRAQVIQRTDNTLHVVFIDYGNESDVDIKNVRPLPQSLLEKAPQAFLCSLNGFDESKGSWDDDVYDNFYNVLVDKPLRVTVFGMENHTEIEVSQYSVQIECENMGVNDTMQKYWKPATEHVFTESPQTENLLQSDQTESNMTHLDVSKGNVNSCMYKNPNISKTKKEEVYASCIVEPHFFWCQYANTEELNKVSRLAQEAGQEEQDMMFPKTLGPGSPCLALFSSDKQWYRAQVIHRSDVAFHVVFIDYGNESDVDLKNVRPLPQSLLDEAPQAFLCSLNGFDQSKGSWDDKVDEDFYNLLVDKPLTVTVFNMDDHSEIAVPQYAVEIECEGVVANAVMQKYWKPVAKEHASIKNPPNENLLQFGQTESNMTHLCVSKGNMNTSLYKEPNVFKNKKEEVYASCIVEPHFFWCQYANTEELNKVSRLAQEAGQEEQDIMFPKTLGPGSPCLALFSSDKQWYRAQVIHRSDVAVHVVFIDYGNESDVDLKNVRPLPQSLLDEAPQAFLCSLNGFDQSKGSWDDEVDEDFYNLLVDKPLKVTVFNMDDHSEIAVPQYTVEIECEGAVVNTLMEKYWKGQDTDHASAENLGSALDP; this comes from the exons ATGTGTTCAATTCCTGGGCTTCCAACGCCAGGATCAGAAGTTCCTGTTCTCATCACAAGGGTAAACCTAAACCCCAGTTGTGGTCTTGTGGAATTATGGGTTAATATGGATGATGGAAGGAAGCATATTTATGAGCAGATGAGAGAGGACATTCAGATTCCTAAAAAGAAATTTAATGGATCAGAAGGAAAGCCAGGAGACCTCTGTCTGGTTCACATCAGCGACACCTGGCACAGAGCTCGGATTGTATCGATTCAAAGTGAAACTTACAATCTTTTTCTAATTGACCAGGGACGCCCCCATATCACCACAAGTGAAGCTTTAGCATGGGGCCAGAGTGACATTTTTCTACTTAGTCCTGAAATTGAAACATGCATACTTGCAAATTTCCTCTCCCTTGAGAATAACTGGCATCAAAGAGCCACAAAGTTTTTGGAGTCTCTGCCTGGGAAGAAGTTTAAGGGACATGTTCAACATGTCCTGATGCCAGACAGGACCATTCTCCTTGACTTACCAATTGTTTCCAAGCACATGTGCAAGATTGGAGTGGCGAAGAAGATACCAGTAGACGAGTTCAAATGTCTTGTActgaaatgtcttcatttaCCAAAAGGGGTAACTTCTGAGGCTGAGCGCACAACGCAGGAGCTGAATCTAAATGTTAGTTGCCAACGTGAGAAGCATGAACAATACTTTTACCCAGAGCTCTTAACTGACACTTTTGAAACTGTTAAAGTGACAGAGGTAACTAATCCACAGAACATTTTTTGCACACTCCTCATTTTTTCCAAGGCAGTGAAGATATTATCAGAGCAGATGCAGCAGCACTATGAGGGGAGCTCAGATTTAGGAGAGGCACAACCACAGACTTGCGGGGATCCATGTGCTGCTAGAGGGATAAACGGCAGGTGGCATCGCTCGTTATTAAAGCAAAACATGATGAGCGATAGTGCTGTAGAAGTCTTCCATGTGGATGAAGGAAAAACTGAATTAGTTGCAGTTGGAGACATCAAACCACTGCATGGAAAATTCCTGAGAATGCCAGTTTTCACATATCCCTGTTCTCTTGATGGTGTAAAAGATAATGGCACTGCGTGGACTAAAGACCTGACAGATTACTTGAAATCACAGCTCCTGAACCAGACAGTCACAGTGAAGTTTGTTCACCACAATATACCTCAAGATGTCTACTATGTAACTCTCTATGCAGCTAATGGTGCATGCATAAATAGTAGTTTTATAGAGAAGGCCGGACTTTTTCCACCCTCTGATACTGAAGATTCAAATGTCCAGAATGAACCTATTCCCTCATCATTTCTCAGTTCACTTGGAGACAAACGATGCATGaatttaaagaacaaaatcaaCATAAATGTTAATGGTTCACCTGAGGAAACTTTGTCAGGAACCAAGAATGTAGCAGTCAATGGCAGGACAAATGATGTACCCACCTCTGGCGCTGATGATGTTCATATCGAAGATGGCTCAGAGCATCCATACCCTCTAATACAGAGCAACGGGCATCTTTCAACAGGTTTCCCCTCTGAGGTGCAAAATTCTTGTAATGACAATGTGTTTACTGTAGGAAGGAGTGTCAATGTAGAAGTATCTTACATTGAAAGTCTACAAAAGTTCTGGTGTCAAACAACAGAAAACGGTGACTCTCTTAGACGCCTAATGCAAGATCTACAAAACCACTATGCATCCGCTCACCCTCAGCCACTTGTTGAGTTCACTTGTGTGGCCCGTAATCCAGACAATGGCATGTGGTACAGAGCAAGGATTGTTGCAAGCCACCACTCCCCTGTTGTTGATGTTAGATTTATAGACTATGGTCAAACTCGAAAGGTCCCTCTGCGAGATGTGCGTCCCATTGATCCCTCTTTCTTATGGCTGAATGCACAGGCTTTTCAGTGTTGCTTGTTCAATCCGAAGAATCCCACTGACGTCACATGGACTGATGCTGCATTACCAGAGTTTCTGAAGTTTGTGAATTCAGGTGCTTCGTCAAACAGTGGCTTGAAATGCATTGTAAAAGCTGTAACGACTGATGAAGAAGATCTCCTGCTTAACGTAGTAGATATTGAAACACCGTCTGACAGTGCTTGCAAGCTTCTGGCTCAGAAATGTGCACAGGCTGACGCTCACATGCAAATTCCACCACAGGTCCCACCTGATGCATACAGTTACTCCAAACACAATATTGAGGTGGGTGGAAAAGAAAAGGTGTGGGTAACCTCTTCAGAAAATGTGAATCACTTCTACTGCCAACTGAACAGgaattttcatttattcaataaAGTGATGGAAAATGTCCACCATTTAATTGGCCAGCCACAGTGCACAGATCACCCACTTGGACCTAATAGCATTTGCTTTGCTAGGTACACTGATAATCAGTGGTACAGAGGTCAAATAGTAGAAATGTCTCCAAAACTTACAGTGCGCTTTGTGGACTATGGTCAGACTCTTGCAGTAAATGAATCTGATATTTGCCCCTTTCCCCCTGAAAGATGTATCGCCAGGTCTGTTCCCGTGCAGGCTGTTCCACTTGGACTGTTCAGTGTCCCTGCAGAAGTGCCACAGGAAGTCAACCAGTGGTTTGCAGATTATGCGATTGGCCATAGTTTCACAATTTCTGTGGTAGCAAAAGAGGCAAATGGGAAGCTAATTGTCGAACTGCTTGATGGATCTCtgaatgtaaatgtgaaaatcAGAGAGAGGTTATCAAAGATCCAACAAAAGACGACTGTTGGTGTTCAGCAGACTGATCAGCCGCTCTCTAACAGCTCACAACACGTTTGTGTGCAGAATGAGGACTGTTTAACGCAAGAGCTCATGAACAAATCAGTAATAAAAGACATAACAGAAGAAAGTCAAATCCACAGCAGCAATGGGATGTGTACTAGAGACAAGCTAAAGATGAGTTTACAATCCACAACTAATGTTTCTGTACCAGAGAGGGAACATGGAAAGACACTggatgaaagaagaaaacaaactgtGTTGGCAGAGACTTTCAAACAAGGTGGCCACAGTGACTCAGAAATTACACAACCTTCCCTTCCTTGCCCTGAggaaaatataaacatctaCATGTACAAGAAGCCAAACATTTCTCTAAACAAGACAGAGGATGTATTTGCTTCCTGCATTGTGTCCCCACATTACTTCTGGTGTCAGTACGCCAACACTGAAGACCTGAACATAGTGTCAAGGCTTGCTCAGGAGGTAGGACATCAACAACAGGACATGACTCCCAAGACTTTACATCCTGGTAGCCCATGCCTTGCTCTGTTTTCCAATGACAACCAGTGGTATCGAGCTCAGGTAATTCAAAGAACTGACAATACACTCCATGTTGTGTTTATTGACTATGGAAATGAGTCTGATGTTGACATCAAGAATGTGAGACCTCTGCCTCAGAGTCTGCTGGAGAAGGCTCCTCAGGCTTTTCTGTGCTCTTTGAATGGATTTGATGAGTCCAAGGGCTCCTGGGATGACGATGTTTATGACAACTTCTACAATGTCTTGGTTGATAAACCACTCAGAGTAACAGTGTTTGGTATGGAAAACCATACAGAGATTGAGGTTTCTCAATATTCAGTGCAAATAGAGTGTGAAAATATGGGTGTAAATGACACAATGCAGAAATACTGGAAACCAGCCACAGAACATGTTTTTACAGAAAGCCCTCAAACAGAAAACTTACTGCAGAGTGATCAAACTGAGTCCAACATGACACACCTTGATGTTTCCAAAGGAAATGTGAACTCCTGCATGTACAAGAACCCAAACATTTCTAAAACCAAAAAAGAGGAGGTATACGCCTCTTGTATTGTAGAACCCCATTTCTTCTGGTGTCAGTACGCCAACACAGAGGAGCTCAACAAAGTCTCAAGGCTTGCTCAGGAAGCAGGACAGGAAGAGCAGGACATGATGTTCCCCAAGACTCTTGGTCCTGGCAGTCCATGCCTTGCTCTGTTTTCCAGCGATAAACAGTGGTATCGAGCTCAAGTAATTCACAGAAGTGACGTTGCATTCCACGTTGTGTTTATTGACTATGGAAATGAGTCTGATGTTGACCTCAAGAATGTGAGACCACTTCCTCAGAGTCTGCTGGATGAAGCTCCTCAGGCCTTTTTGTGCTCTTTGAATGGATTTGATCAGTCCAAGGGCTCCTGGGATGACAAAGTTGATGAAGACTTCTACAATCTTCTGGTTGATAAACCACTCACAGTGACGGTGTTCAACATGGATGACCATTCAGAGATTGCAGTTCCTCAATATGCAGTGGAAATTGAGTGTGAGGGAGTGGTTGCAAATGCAGTAATGCAGAAATACTGGAAACCAGTTGCCAAAGAACACGCTTCAATAAAAAACCCTCCGAATGAAAACTTACTCCAGTTTGGTCAAACAGAGTCCAACATGACACATTTATGTGTTTCCAAAGGAAATATGAATACTTCCCTGTACAAGGAGCCAAAcgttttcaaaaacaaaaaagaagaggTATACGCCTCTTGTATTGTGGAACCCCATTTCTTCTGGTGTCAGTATGCCAACACAGAGGAGCTTAACAAAGTCTCTAGGCTTGCTCAGGAAGCAGGACAGGAAGAGCAGGACATAATGTTCCCCAAGACTCTTGGTCCTGGCAGTCCATGCCTTGCTCTGTTTTCCAGCGATAAACAGTGGTATCGAGCTCAAGTAATTCACAGAAGTGACGTTGCAGTCCACGTTGTGTTTATTGACTATGGAAATGAGTCTGATGTAGACCTCAAGAATGTGAGACCACTTCCTCAGAGTCTTCTGGATGAGGCTCCCCAGGCCTTTTTGTGCTCTTTGAATGGATTTGATCAGTCCAAGGGCTCCTGGGATGACGAAGTTGATGAAGACTTCTACAATCTTCTGGTTGATAAACCACTCAAAGTGACAGTGTTCAACATGGATGACCATTCAGAGATTGCAGTTCCTCAATATACAGTGGAAATAGAGTGTGAAGGAGCGGTTGTGAATACACTGATGGAAAAATACTGGAAAGGACAGGACACAGACCATGCCTCGGCAGAAAATTTGGGATCAG ctcTGGACCCATAA